The proteins below are encoded in one region of Drosophila santomea strain STO CAGO 1482 chromosome 3R, Prin_Dsan_1.1, whole genome shotgun sequence:
- the LOC120454360 gene encoding unconventional myosin-Ib isoform X1 produces MEQEIGTWDSVLLENLSEDSFINNIHQRYKRDHIYTYIGTSVVALNPYHHISEHSLDNVRNYGDKGIFQLPPHIYGLTNLAYQSLKDQSEDQCVLLTGESGAGKTETFKMIVNFLTHIQDRSHCPPTPNVLRKQSSTSSASGLVLHAHRRASSSCSGTANFIICKNRAENPSASVSRRQSPSPGPSQRSRTRAESIERQSRRHMREKIVDFDFSHHKSSENISGLPESHAHHLHPTKSCFKHQQTQVSACTAMPAGAKGSPKYAVPTVYGGCRQCGHSKCVRAQSLEKEERDDLRGSNCRLSTIATATSNPAHPHRGSCSNLMRQHSTESQPERERDRSSLMGSTQRISLYDAHKLSKVLGDLPPPPPSSVSPTPSASSSLHRRHKSPTQRMRECVTCADVFLEAMGNACTLKNNNSSRYGKLFDIEIDFKGDPMGVHITHYMLEKTRITDTTLGERNFHIFYQLLLGADLQLLKSLKLYRNVEKYELLRNTTAMEEDRMNFHYTKRSLDVLGLSCEESNSIFRVIAVVLKLGNFIFVPITNIDGTEGCQVSNVYEVQETAQLLNMEAQILINCLTRANSSNSAQEDVGCEMDARQAAINRNTLCRTLYSRLFTWLVNKINESLKSTQREKNLALLDFYGFEVLDHNSFEQFAINYSAEKIHQNFVFHVLRSEQELYIREGLEWSRIDYFDNESICELIDKPSYGILSLINEPHLNSNDALLLRVQQCCAGHPNFMTTGSNSMCFQIRHYASVVNYSIHRFLEKNSDMLPKYISAAFYQSKLSLVQSLFPEGNPRRQVTKKPSTLSSNIRTQLQTLLAIVKHRRSHYVFCIKPNEGKQPHQFDMALVQHQVRYMSLMPLVHLCRTGHCYHLLHVKFFHRYKLLNSLTWPHFHGGSQVEGIALIIRNLPLPSAEFTIGTKNVFVRSPRTVYELEQFRRLRISELAVLIQKMFRMYHARKRFQRMRHSQMIISSAWRTWRECRFGIPFTGRRHLWSLYRVAREEYRSLKYKRQVRWAIDIIGRYYRQWKIRQFLLTIPLRLPPNTLSPLSTEWPVAPVFLADASRHLRSIYHRWKCYIYRNSFDQTARNRMREKVTASIIFKDRKASYGRSVGHPFVGDYVRLRHNQQWKKICAETNDQYVVFADIINKIARSSGKFVPILLVLSTSSLLLLDQRTLQIKYRVPASEIYRMSLSPYLDDIAVFHVKASEFGRKKGDFVFQTGHVIEIVTKMFLVIQNATGKPPEIHISTEFEANFGQQTVIFSFKYGGMSDLAQGPPKVTRKANRMEIIV; encoded by the exons ATGGAGCAGGAAATCGGCACCTGGGATTCGGTGCTGCTGGAGAACCTGTCCGAGGATAGTTTCATAAACAACATCCACCAGCGCTATAAGCGCGATCACATATAT ACCTACATTGGAACTTCTGTTGTGGCTCTGAATCCATATCATCACATATCCGAGCACTCTCTGGACAATGTCCGCAACTATGGCGACAAGGGCATCTTCCAGCTGCCGCCACACAT CTACGGTCTCACAAATCTGGCTTACCAATCGCTTAAGGATCAGAGCGAGGATCAGTGCGTCCTTCTCACCGGCGAAAGCGGAGCGGGCAAAACGGAGACCTTTAAAATGATTGTGAATTTTTTGACCCATATACAGGATCGCTCACACTGCCCCCCCACTCCGAATGTCCTGCGCAAGCAATCCTCAACCAGCTCGGCCAGCGGGTTAGTGCTGCACGCCCACAGGCGGGCCTCCAGCAGCTGCTCCGGCACTGCCAATTTTATTATATGCAAAAATCGGGCGGAAAATCCGTCAGCAAGTGTTTCACGGCGACAGAGCCCTTCGCCAGGACCATCGCAACGATCGCGGACGCGGGCTGAGAGCATCGAGCGGCAAAGCAGGCGCCATATGCGGGAGAAAATCGTCGACTTTGATTTCTCACACCACAAGAGCAGTGAAAACATTAGCGGCCTTCCCGAATCGCACGCCCACCACTTGCATCCGACCAAGTCGTGCTTCAAGCACCAGCAGACCCAAGTTAGCGCCTGCACTGCCATGCCCGCGGGCGCCAAGGGATCGCCGAAATATGCCGTACCCACCGTGTACGGAGGTTGCCGCCAGTGTGGCCACAGCAAGTGCGTCCGTGCTCAGAGTCTGGAGAAGGAGGAGCGGGATGATCTGCGAGGCAGCAACTGTCGCCTGTCCACCATAGCCACCGCCACCAGCAACCCGGCACATCCGCATCGCGGCAGTTGCTCCAACCTGATGCGCCAGCACTCGACTGAGAGCCAGCCGGAGCGGGAACGGGATCGAAGCTCCCTCATGGGGTCCACGCAACGTATATCGCTGTACGATGCACACAAGCTGAGCAAGGTCCTTGGCGATCTACCGCCTCCTCCGCCTAGTTCCGTTTCGCCCACGCCCTCGGCCAGCTCTTCGCTGCACAGGCGTCACAAATCGCCCACGCAACGTATGCGCGAGTGTGTCACCTGTGCAGATGTGTTCCTGGAGGCCATGGGTAATGCCTGCACCCTGAAAAATAACAACTCTAGTCGATAT GGCAAGTTATTTGATATCGAAATTGATTTTAAGGGAGATCCAATGGGAGTGCACATTACACACT ATATGTTGGAAAAG ACCCGTATAACCGACACTACCCTTGGAGAGCGAAATTTTCACATCTTTTACCAGTTACTATTAGGAGCTGATCTCCAGTTGCTAA AATCGCTCAAGCTGTATCGAAATGTGGAAAAGTACGAGCTGCTTCGTAATACAACTGCCATGGAGGAGGACCGCATGAATTTTCATTATACTAAG CGATCCTTAGACGTGCTGGGCCTTAGTTGTGAAGAGAGCAACTCCATCTTTCGGGTCATTGCAGTGGTTCTAAAGTTGGGTAACTTTATTTTCGTACCCATTACTAACATTGACGGAACTGAGGGTTGTCAGGTGTCCAATGTTTACG AGGTTCAAGAAACAGCACAGCTTCTTAATATGGAAGCCCAAATTCTCATCAACTGCTTAACCAGAGCGAATAGCTCGAACAGCGCTCAAGAGGATGTGGGTTGCGAAATGGATGCACGACAAGCAGCCATCAACCGGAACACGCTCTGTCGCACTCTTTACAGCCGTCTTTTCACGTGGttggtaaacaaaattaatgaGTCTCTGAAGTCAACACAGCGCGAGAAGAATCTGGCATTGCTAGATTTTTATGGATTCGAAGTGCTGGACCACAACTCCTTTGAGCAGTTTGCCATTAATTATAGCGCGGAAAAGATTCACCAG AACTTTGTGTTTCATGTGCTGCGTTCGGAGCAAGAACTCTACATCCGCGAGGGATTGGAATGGTCTCGGATTGACTATTTCGACAACGAGTCAATTTGCGAGTTGATAGACAAACCCAGTTATGGTATACTGAGCTTAATTAATGAACCCCATTTAAATAGCAAcgatgctttgcttttgcgAGTCCAGCAATGTTGCGCGGGGCATCCCAACTTCATGACCACCGGCAGCAACTCCATGTGTTTTCA GATTCGTCATTATGCAAGTGTAGTGAACTACTCAATACATCGGTTCCTCGAAAAGAACTCCGACATGCTGCCGAAATACATAAGTGCTGCCTTTTATCAGAGCAAACTTTCGTTGGTGCAAAGCCTATTCCCCGAGGGGAATCCCCGTCGACAGGTTACCAAAAAGCCCAGCACGTTGAGCTCGAATATCCGCACCCAATTGCAGACGCTGCTGGCCATCGTTAAGCATCGCCGCTCCCACTATGTGTTCTGTATCAAGCCCAACGAGGGTAAGCAGCCGCACCAGTTTGACATGGCACTTGTTCAACATCAGGTGCGCTACATGTCGCTCATGCCGCTGGTCCACCTGTGTCGCACTGGACATTGCTACCACCTGCTGCACGTTAAGTTCTTTCATCGCTATAAGTTGCTCAACAGCCTGACTTGGCCCCACTTTCATGGTGGCAGTCAGGTAGAGGGTATCGCCCTAATAATCCGTAACCTACCGCTGCCCTCAGCGGAGTTCACGATCGGCACCAAAAATGTGTTCGTGCGTAGTCCCCGCACCGTATATGAGTTGGAACAGTTTCGCCGTCTCCGTATTAGCGAGCTGGCCGTGCTCATTCAAAAGATGTTCCGAATGTACCACGCAAGAAAGCGCTTTCAGCGGATGCGACACAGCCAGATGATCATATCGAGTGCCTGGCGCACGTGGCGG GAATGCCGATTTGGCATTCCCTTCACTGGTCGTAGGCATTTGTGGAGTTTATATCGTGTC gccCGCGAGGAGTATCGGTCCTTGAAGTACAAACGACAGGTGAGATGGGCCATCGATATTATAGGTCGCTACTACCGCCAGTGGAAGATCAGGCAGTTTCTTCTAACAATCCCCTTGCGACTGCCACCCAACACGCTAAGCCCGCTCTCCACCGAATGGCCAGTGGCGCCCGTATTCCTCGCAGACGCCTCTCGTCATCTTAGGTCCATTTACCATCGTTGGAAGTGCTACATCTACCGGAACTCCTTTGATCAAACAGCACGCAATCGAATGCGAGAGAAGGTCACGGCCAGCATAATCTTCAAGGATCGCAAAGCTTCCTATGGACGAAG TGTGGGCCATCCTTTTGTGGGCGACTATGTGCGACTGCGACACAACCAGCAGTGGAAAAAGATCTGCGCCGAGACCAACGATCAGTATGTTGTATTCGCAGACATAATCAACAAGATAGCGCGCTCCAGTGGCAAG TTTGTGCCGATTTTGCTGGTGCTGTCCACGTCATCGCTTTTGCTGTTGGACCAACGAACGCTGCAAATCAAGTACAGAGTGCCTGCATCGGAGATTTACCGAATGTCTCTGAGCCCCTACCTAGATGACATTGCTGTGTTTCACGTAAAAGCG TCTGAATTTGGACGGAAGAAGGGTGATTTCGTTTTTCAAACGGGTCATGTGATTGAAATTGTGACGAAAATGTTTCTGGTCATACAAAATGCCACGGGCAAACCCCCGGAGATACACATAAGCACTGA ATTTGAAGCGAATTTCGGCCAGCAGACTGTCATCTTCTCGTTCAAATACGGCGGCATGTCGGACTTAGCACAAGGCCCACCCAAGGTCACCCGCAAGGCGAACCGCATGGAGATAATTGTGTGA
- the LOC120454360 gene encoding unconventional myosin-Ia isoform X2, protein MEQEIGTWDSVLLENLSEDSFINNIHQRYKRDHIYTYIGTSVVALNPYHHISEHSLDNVRNYGDKGIFQLPPHIYGLTNLAYQSLKDQSEDQCVLLTGESGAGKTETFKMIVNFLTHIQDRSHCPPTPNVLRKQSSTSSASGLVLHAHRRASSSCSGTANFIICKNRAENPSASVSRRQSPSPGPSQRSRTRAESIERQSRRHMREKIVDFDFSHHKSSENISGLPESHAHHLHPTKSCFKHQQTQVSACTAMPAGAKGSPKYAVPTVYGGCRQCGHSKCVRAQSLEKEERDDLRGSNCRLSTIATATSNPAHPHRGSCSNLMRQHSTESQPERERDRSSLMGSTQRISLYDAHKLSKVLGDLPPPPPSSVSPTPSASSSLHRRHKSPTQRMRECVTCADVFLEAMGNACTLKNNNSSRYGKLFDIEIDFKGDPMGVHITHYMLEKTRITDTTLGERNFHIFYQLLLGADLQLLKSLKLYRNVEKYELLRNTTAMEEDRMNFHYTKRSLDVLGLSCEESNSIFRVIAVVLKLGNFIFVPITNIDGTEGCQVSNVYEVQETAQLLNMEAQILINCLTRANSSNSAQEDVGCEMDARQAAINRNTLCRTLYSRLFTWLVNKINESLKSTQREKNLALLDFYGFEVLDHNSFEQFAINYSAEKIHQNFVFHVLRSEQELYIREGLEWSRIDYFDNESICELIDKPSYGILSLINEPHLNSNDALLLRVQQCCAGHPNFMTTGSNSMCFQIRHYASVVNYSIHRFLEKNSDMLPKYISAAFYQSKLSLVQSLFPEGNPRRQVTKKPSTLSSNIRTQLQTLLAIVKHRRSHYVFCIKPNEGKQPHQFDMALVQHQVRYMSLMPLVHLCRTGHCYHLLHVKFFHRYKLLNSLTWPHFHGGSQVEGIALIIRNLPLPSAEFTIGTKNVFVRSPRTVYELEQFRRLRISELAVLIQKMFRMYHARKRFQRMRHSQMIISSAWRTWRAREEYRSLKYKRQVRWAIDIIGRYYRQWKIRQFLLTIPLRLPPNTLSPLSTEWPVAPVFLADASRHLRSIYHRWKCYIYRNSFDQTARNRMREKVTASIIFKDRKASYGRSVGHPFVGDYVRLRHNQQWKKICAETNDQYVVFADIINKIARSSGKFVPILLVLSTSSLLLLDQRTLQIKYRVPASEIYRMSLSPYLDDIAVFHVKASEFGRKKGDFVFQTGHVIEIVTKMFLVIQNATGKPPEIHISTEFEANFGQQTVIFSFKYGGMSDLAQGPPKVTRKANRMEIIV, encoded by the exons ATGGAGCAGGAAATCGGCACCTGGGATTCGGTGCTGCTGGAGAACCTGTCCGAGGATAGTTTCATAAACAACATCCACCAGCGCTATAAGCGCGATCACATATAT ACCTACATTGGAACTTCTGTTGTGGCTCTGAATCCATATCATCACATATCCGAGCACTCTCTGGACAATGTCCGCAACTATGGCGACAAGGGCATCTTCCAGCTGCCGCCACACAT CTACGGTCTCACAAATCTGGCTTACCAATCGCTTAAGGATCAGAGCGAGGATCAGTGCGTCCTTCTCACCGGCGAAAGCGGAGCGGGCAAAACGGAGACCTTTAAAATGATTGTGAATTTTTTGACCCATATACAGGATCGCTCACACTGCCCCCCCACTCCGAATGTCCTGCGCAAGCAATCCTCAACCAGCTCGGCCAGCGGGTTAGTGCTGCACGCCCACAGGCGGGCCTCCAGCAGCTGCTCCGGCACTGCCAATTTTATTATATGCAAAAATCGGGCGGAAAATCCGTCAGCAAGTGTTTCACGGCGACAGAGCCCTTCGCCAGGACCATCGCAACGATCGCGGACGCGGGCTGAGAGCATCGAGCGGCAAAGCAGGCGCCATATGCGGGAGAAAATCGTCGACTTTGATTTCTCACACCACAAGAGCAGTGAAAACATTAGCGGCCTTCCCGAATCGCACGCCCACCACTTGCATCCGACCAAGTCGTGCTTCAAGCACCAGCAGACCCAAGTTAGCGCCTGCACTGCCATGCCCGCGGGCGCCAAGGGATCGCCGAAATATGCCGTACCCACCGTGTACGGAGGTTGCCGCCAGTGTGGCCACAGCAAGTGCGTCCGTGCTCAGAGTCTGGAGAAGGAGGAGCGGGATGATCTGCGAGGCAGCAACTGTCGCCTGTCCACCATAGCCACCGCCACCAGCAACCCGGCACATCCGCATCGCGGCAGTTGCTCCAACCTGATGCGCCAGCACTCGACTGAGAGCCAGCCGGAGCGGGAACGGGATCGAAGCTCCCTCATGGGGTCCACGCAACGTATATCGCTGTACGATGCACACAAGCTGAGCAAGGTCCTTGGCGATCTACCGCCTCCTCCGCCTAGTTCCGTTTCGCCCACGCCCTCGGCCAGCTCTTCGCTGCACAGGCGTCACAAATCGCCCACGCAACGTATGCGCGAGTGTGTCACCTGTGCAGATGTGTTCCTGGAGGCCATGGGTAATGCCTGCACCCTGAAAAATAACAACTCTAGTCGATAT GGCAAGTTATTTGATATCGAAATTGATTTTAAGGGAGATCCAATGGGAGTGCACATTACACACT ATATGTTGGAAAAG ACCCGTATAACCGACACTACCCTTGGAGAGCGAAATTTTCACATCTTTTACCAGTTACTATTAGGAGCTGATCTCCAGTTGCTAA AATCGCTCAAGCTGTATCGAAATGTGGAAAAGTACGAGCTGCTTCGTAATACAACTGCCATGGAGGAGGACCGCATGAATTTTCATTATACTAAG CGATCCTTAGACGTGCTGGGCCTTAGTTGTGAAGAGAGCAACTCCATCTTTCGGGTCATTGCAGTGGTTCTAAAGTTGGGTAACTTTATTTTCGTACCCATTACTAACATTGACGGAACTGAGGGTTGTCAGGTGTCCAATGTTTACG AGGTTCAAGAAACAGCACAGCTTCTTAATATGGAAGCCCAAATTCTCATCAACTGCTTAACCAGAGCGAATAGCTCGAACAGCGCTCAAGAGGATGTGGGTTGCGAAATGGATGCACGACAAGCAGCCATCAACCGGAACACGCTCTGTCGCACTCTTTACAGCCGTCTTTTCACGTGGttggtaaacaaaattaatgaGTCTCTGAAGTCAACACAGCGCGAGAAGAATCTGGCATTGCTAGATTTTTATGGATTCGAAGTGCTGGACCACAACTCCTTTGAGCAGTTTGCCATTAATTATAGCGCGGAAAAGATTCACCAG AACTTTGTGTTTCATGTGCTGCGTTCGGAGCAAGAACTCTACATCCGCGAGGGATTGGAATGGTCTCGGATTGACTATTTCGACAACGAGTCAATTTGCGAGTTGATAGACAAACCCAGTTATGGTATACTGAGCTTAATTAATGAACCCCATTTAAATAGCAAcgatgctttgcttttgcgAGTCCAGCAATGTTGCGCGGGGCATCCCAACTTCATGACCACCGGCAGCAACTCCATGTGTTTTCA GATTCGTCATTATGCAAGTGTAGTGAACTACTCAATACATCGGTTCCTCGAAAAGAACTCCGACATGCTGCCGAAATACATAAGTGCTGCCTTTTATCAGAGCAAACTTTCGTTGGTGCAAAGCCTATTCCCCGAGGGGAATCCCCGTCGACAGGTTACCAAAAAGCCCAGCACGTTGAGCTCGAATATCCGCACCCAATTGCAGACGCTGCTGGCCATCGTTAAGCATCGCCGCTCCCACTATGTGTTCTGTATCAAGCCCAACGAGGGTAAGCAGCCGCACCAGTTTGACATGGCACTTGTTCAACATCAGGTGCGCTACATGTCGCTCATGCCGCTGGTCCACCTGTGTCGCACTGGACATTGCTACCACCTGCTGCACGTTAAGTTCTTTCATCGCTATAAGTTGCTCAACAGCCTGACTTGGCCCCACTTTCATGGTGGCAGTCAGGTAGAGGGTATCGCCCTAATAATCCGTAACCTACCGCTGCCCTCAGCGGAGTTCACGATCGGCACCAAAAATGTGTTCGTGCGTAGTCCCCGCACCGTATATGAGTTGGAACAGTTTCGCCGTCTCCGTATTAGCGAGCTGGCCGTGCTCATTCAAAAGATGTTCCGAATGTACCACGCAAGAAAGCGCTTTCAGCGGATGCGACACAGCCAGATGATCATATCGAGTGCCTGGCGCACGTGGCGG gccCGCGAGGAGTATCGGTCCTTGAAGTACAAACGACAGGTGAGATGGGCCATCGATATTATAGGTCGCTACTACCGCCAGTGGAAGATCAGGCAGTTTCTTCTAACAATCCCCTTGCGACTGCCACCCAACACGCTAAGCCCGCTCTCCACCGAATGGCCAGTGGCGCCCGTATTCCTCGCAGACGCCTCTCGTCATCTTAGGTCCATTTACCATCGTTGGAAGTGCTACATCTACCGGAACTCCTTTGATCAAACAGCACGCAATCGAATGCGAGAGAAGGTCACGGCCAGCATAATCTTCAAGGATCGCAAAGCTTCCTATGGACGAAG TGTGGGCCATCCTTTTGTGGGCGACTATGTGCGACTGCGACACAACCAGCAGTGGAAAAAGATCTGCGCCGAGACCAACGATCAGTATGTTGTATTCGCAGACATAATCAACAAGATAGCGCGCTCCAGTGGCAAG TTTGTGCCGATTTTGCTGGTGCTGTCCACGTCATCGCTTTTGCTGTTGGACCAACGAACGCTGCAAATCAAGTACAGAGTGCCTGCATCGGAGATTTACCGAATGTCTCTGAGCCCCTACCTAGATGACATTGCTGTGTTTCACGTAAAAGCG TCTGAATTTGGACGGAAGAAGGGTGATTTCGTTTTTCAAACGGGTCATGTGATTGAAATTGTGACGAAAATGTTTCTGGTCATACAAAATGCCACGGGCAAACCCCCGGAGATACACATAAGCACTGA ATTTGAAGCGAATTTCGGCCAGCAGACTGTCATCTTCTCGTTCAAATACGGCGGCATGTCGGACTTAGCACAAGGCCCACCCAAGGTCACCCGCAAGGCGAACCGCATGGAGATAATTGTGTGA
- the LOC120454360 gene encoding unconventional myosin-Ib isoform X3: MASYLISKLILREIQWECTLHTTRITDTTLGERNFHIFYQLLLGADLQLLKSLKLYRNVEKYELLRNTTAMEEDRMNFHYTKRSLDVLGLSCEESNSIFRVIAVVLKLGNFIFVPITNIDGTEGCQVSNVYEVQETAQLLNMEAQILINCLTRANSSNSAQEDVGCEMDARQAAINRNTLCRTLYSRLFTWLVNKINESLKSTQREKNLALLDFYGFEVLDHNSFEQFAINYSAEKIHQNFVFHVLRSEQELYIREGLEWSRIDYFDNESICELIDKPSYGILSLINEPHLNSNDALLLRVQQCCAGHPNFMTTGSNSMCFQIRHYASVVNYSIHRFLEKNSDMLPKYISAAFYQSKLSLVQSLFPEGNPRRQVTKKPSTLSSNIRTQLQTLLAIVKHRRSHYVFCIKPNEGKQPHQFDMALVQHQVRYMSLMPLVHLCRTGHCYHLLHVKFFHRYKLLNSLTWPHFHGGSQVEGIALIIRNLPLPSAEFTIGTKNVFVRSPRTVYELEQFRRLRISELAVLIQKMFRMYHARKRFQRMRHSQMIISSAWRTWRECRFGIPFTGRRHLWSLYRVAREEYRSLKYKRQVRWAIDIIGRYYRQWKIRQFLLTIPLRLPPNTLSPLSTEWPVAPVFLADASRHLRSIYHRWKCYIYRNSFDQTARNRMREKVTASIIFKDRKASYGRSVGHPFVGDYVRLRHNQQWKKICAETNDQYVVFADIINKIARSSGKFVPILLVLSTSSLLLLDQRTLQIKYRVPASEIYRMSLSPYLDDIAVFHVKASEFGRKKGDFVFQTGHVIEIVTKMFLVIQNATGKPPEIHISTEFEANFGQQTVIFSFKYGGMSDLAQGPPKVTRKANRMEIIV, from the exons AT GGCAAGTTATTTGATATCGAAATTGATTTTAAGGGAGATCCAATGGGAGTGCACATTACACACT ACCCGTATAACCGACACTACCCTTGGAGAGCGAAATTTTCACATCTTTTACCAGTTACTATTAGGAGCTGATCTCCAGTTGCTAA AATCGCTCAAGCTGTATCGAAATGTGGAAAAGTACGAGCTGCTTCGTAATACAACTGCCATGGAGGAGGACCGCATGAATTTTCATTATACTAAG CGATCCTTAGACGTGCTGGGCCTTAGTTGTGAAGAGAGCAACTCCATCTTTCGGGTCATTGCAGTGGTTCTAAAGTTGGGTAACTTTATTTTCGTACCCATTACTAACATTGACGGAACTGAGGGTTGTCAGGTGTCCAATGTTTACG AGGTTCAAGAAACAGCACAGCTTCTTAATATGGAAGCCCAAATTCTCATCAACTGCTTAACCAGAGCGAATAGCTCGAACAGCGCTCAAGAGGATGTGGGTTGCGAAATGGATGCACGACAAGCAGCCATCAACCGGAACACGCTCTGTCGCACTCTTTACAGCCGTCTTTTCACGTGGttggtaaacaaaattaatgaGTCTCTGAAGTCAACACAGCGCGAGAAGAATCTGGCATTGCTAGATTTTTATGGATTCGAAGTGCTGGACCACAACTCCTTTGAGCAGTTTGCCATTAATTATAGCGCGGAAAAGATTCACCAG AACTTTGTGTTTCATGTGCTGCGTTCGGAGCAAGAACTCTACATCCGCGAGGGATTGGAATGGTCTCGGATTGACTATTTCGACAACGAGTCAATTTGCGAGTTGATAGACAAACCCAGTTATGGTATACTGAGCTTAATTAATGAACCCCATTTAAATAGCAAcgatgctttgcttttgcgAGTCCAGCAATGTTGCGCGGGGCATCCCAACTTCATGACCACCGGCAGCAACTCCATGTGTTTTCA GATTCGTCATTATGCAAGTGTAGTGAACTACTCAATACATCGGTTCCTCGAAAAGAACTCCGACATGCTGCCGAAATACATAAGTGCTGCCTTTTATCAGAGCAAACTTTCGTTGGTGCAAAGCCTATTCCCCGAGGGGAATCCCCGTCGACAGGTTACCAAAAAGCCCAGCACGTTGAGCTCGAATATCCGCACCCAATTGCAGACGCTGCTGGCCATCGTTAAGCATCGCCGCTCCCACTATGTGTTCTGTATCAAGCCCAACGAGGGTAAGCAGCCGCACCAGTTTGACATGGCACTTGTTCAACATCAGGTGCGCTACATGTCGCTCATGCCGCTGGTCCACCTGTGTCGCACTGGACATTGCTACCACCTGCTGCACGTTAAGTTCTTTCATCGCTATAAGTTGCTCAACAGCCTGACTTGGCCCCACTTTCATGGTGGCAGTCAGGTAGAGGGTATCGCCCTAATAATCCGTAACCTACCGCTGCCCTCAGCGGAGTTCACGATCGGCACCAAAAATGTGTTCGTGCGTAGTCCCCGCACCGTATATGAGTTGGAACAGTTTCGCCGTCTCCGTATTAGCGAGCTGGCCGTGCTCATTCAAAAGATGTTCCGAATGTACCACGCAAGAAAGCGCTTTCAGCGGATGCGACACAGCCAGATGATCATATCGAGTGCCTGGCGCACGTGGCGG GAATGCCGATTTGGCATTCCCTTCACTGGTCGTAGGCATTTGTGGAGTTTATATCGTGTC gccCGCGAGGAGTATCGGTCCTTGAAGTACAAACGACAGGTGAGATGGGCCATCGATATTATAGGTCGCTACTACCGCCAGTGGAAGATCAGGCAGTTTCTTCTAACAATCCCCTTGCGACTGCCACCCAACACGCTAAGCCCGCTCTCCACCGAATGGCCAGTGGCGCCCGTATTCCTCGCAGACGCCTCTCGTCATCTTAGGTCCATTTACCATCGTTGGAAGTGCTACATCTACCGGAACTCCTTTGATCAAACAGCACGCAATCGAATGCGAGAGAAGGTCACGGCCAGCATAATCTTCAAGGATCGCAAAGCTTCCTATGGACGAAG TGTGGGCCATCCTTTTGTGGGCGACTATGTGCGACTGCGACACAACCAGCAGTGGAAAAAGATCTGCGCCGAGACCAACGATCAGTATGTTGTATTCGCAGACATAATCAACAAGATAGCGCGCTCCAGTGGCAAG TTTGTGCCGATTTTGCTGGTGCTGTCCACGTCATCGCTTTTGCTGTTGGACCAACGAACGCTGCAAATCAAGTACAGAGTGCCTGCATCGGAGATTTACCGAATGTCTCTGAGCCCCTACCTAGATGACATTGCTGTGTTTCACGTAAAAGCG TCTGAATTTGGACGGAAGAAGGGTGATTTCGTTTTTCAAACGGGTCATGTGATTGAAATTGTGACGAAAATGTTTCTGGTCATACAAAATGCCACGGGCAAACCCCCGGAGATACACATAAGCACTGA ATTTGAAGCGAATTTCGGCCAGCAGACTGTCATCTTCTCGTTCAAATACGGCGGCATGTCGGACTTAGCACAAGGCCCACCCAAGGTCACCCGCAAGGCGAACCGCATGGAGATAATTGTGTGA